The nucleotide window CTGTTTCTCCGGTCTCCTTGGTTACAATCTCATCGCTCCTCggcttctctccagcacctgAAAATAGCCCCTGCAAGTGGAGCTGCCTGCTAccttcctgctgccagcacccagcGGGGGCcgggctggagccaggctgcctGCCTCCGCGCAGCTGTAGGGGCCCGGCCCCAGCGTGTCCTGTCACCAGCACCGAGCCTCCCTGCCTTGGGCTGGCACCGGGGCGCAGTCCCTCTGCCCCTTGCCCCCCACCGTAGGCCAGGGTCCAGCTGTCAGCCAAAGCCACTTTGTCCCCTGGGcccagcagccaccagcccacAGCTGCTCCCGGTTATTTGAACCTTCCTGAAATAGAAATGGAGGCGGGAGCGGGCGGCGGGTGAGCAGGAGGGGTTGGCTCTGGGGGTGAGAAAGGAGGGTCCCCGGTTCCCTGGCTGCCCCCCTGCTGGCAGAGCCGCAGCAGgacccccagggctggggcaacGCACAGGGTCCCTGACTGCTTTGGCGGCTGCCCAGCCCGGGGacagtcccagccctcctcctGCATCCCCAAGGGGCGTGAGGGATGCTGTGCCCCCACCCGTGGAGGGGTGAGCAGCACCTGGGGGGCAGGGCCGCATCCTGGCAGGGATGGACAGGGAGACACACAGGTTTTCTGCCGCCAGACATCTCTCCCTCCCTTGCATCCCCAGGGCCAACGCTGGCCCCGGGGCCATCCGCTCCAGCCCGGTGCGatggctgtgggtgctgcacGGTGGCGGCAGCAGTGTCCCCGTCCCCCCCCTCTCCGGTTCCCCCCTCCTCTCGCTGGCGGGGGCATGGCTGGCATTGCTCGCTGACACCCTATCTGCCAGGGCCCCGCCAGCCGCGGGCCCAGAATAGCAGCGCTGCCCCGCAGTCGGCATGGAGCGgctccccggccccgccgcgccccagGTACGGCTGGTGGGGGGGGAACGTCCCGATAGCTCCACACTTGGGGACAGGCCCCCCCGGGGtggggggatgtggggagcTGGCGGTTCCCTTCCCACCGCCTTGCCAACAAGGACCAGGAGCGCAGGCTGGCTCGCCCTGCCTGCCCCggctgtccccagcccctggggagGCGTTGGGGAACGGTAGTGCAGGGtcgcctctgtcccagcctcggCTCTGGGCTCTTCAGACAGCAGTCCCTGCGCCCTCGTTATTGCAGGGCCGTAAACGCTGCTCTCTGCCCGCGGGTCCTAGCTCTGGGGTTGCTCGTCCCGCTCCGGGTGCCCCGGGGCAGCGGGGGCAGCGGGTCAGCCGGCGGGCTGggctcacctcccgcccgccccgggCTGCCCCCTTCTTACTGTAGGATCTCCCGGGGCGGAGCTGGTCCCGAGGCGCAGGTGGGGCTGGCGGGGCTCCCGGCACGGCGGGAAGCAGGGCTGGGATTTACACCTTGGGCCTGGGAGAGGATGGGAGCGgagccgccgcgggacgcgctcGCCTCTGGCAGCCGGGAGGGGAGCCGGGGGGACCCGCCACCTCCTGCCCCGACCCGGGGACCGCCCCCACTGCCAACCCCTGAGCACGGGGACAAGCTGGGGGTCCCGGACTGGAGCCACCAAGGAGGCAGGGGCACACCTGGGGGGCTGAACGCAGCCCGCATCCTCAAAAGACCGACCCGTCTGCCCGGCTTGAGGGGGACAGGGCAGCCGGCtgggtgcaggcagcagccaggagcgGGTCAGGGGCCGGGTTGGCTCCTGCTGACCGCCCTCCCCACCACTGCCCGCGCTGTATGTCCCCTCAGGTGGCGATGCTGGATGCTGCTGCCCGCCCCGAGGAGGAAGGTGGGTGACAGACAGCTCTCGGGTCGGCCCGAGGTGGGGCTGGCTCACGCATGCAATGAGCCCATCGGTCCTCTGcccaccctgccctgctcctcagcGGCTCCCAGTGCCACCCCCCCGCCCCAGACTAGAGGGATGCAGGGCTGTATGCTGTGGAGTGGGGAATGGGAGGTGGTGTCTGTGGGCAGCATCACCTCCAACAGCATCCACCTGCTTCCCGAGGCAGGAGGGTGCTGAGACTTGGCAGCTCAGCTCactggccagggctgggctggcttTGCCTGCAGGGTTCCCAGAGGCTCCATGCcccagggaaggggcagaggaggaggaagaggagaaggaagaggatagGTGGAGGAACCCAAGACCTGTCACCTTCACACTGGGGAATGAGGTGCTGGGGTTGGGCCCGGAGAACGAGTTTCAGAGCCCTGATGCCGAGGTCTATATGCACTTCATGAGGAGCCACTGCTGCTACGACGCCGTCCCCACCAGCTGCAAGCTCGTTGTCTTCGACATCTCCCTGGAGGTGACAAAGCAGGCGGTGGGTGGGGACAGACCGAGGGGAGCAGGCTTGAGGACTCGCTGACCCCCTCCCTACTCCACCAGCAGATCAAGAAAGCCTTCGTGGCACTGGTGGCCAACGGGCTGCGTGCCGCCCCGCTCTGGGACAGCAAGACACAGAGCTTTGTGGGTGAGTGCCGGCGGTGCCACCtggcccctgccctgcctggcagcGAGGCTGTGGGCGGCACTGCCAGCCCCGTGTGTCTCCGCAGGCATGCTCACCATCACCGACTTCATCAACATCCTCCACCGCTACTACCGCTCACCCCTGGTGAGTGTGGCAAGGAGGTCAcagaggggctggggtgggCCGTCCCCACCTCTCCCGGTTCCCTCTTCTCCGTCCTGGTCCCCTCTTCATCACTAAACTATGACCGGGGGATGCTGTGGGTCAGCCCAGAATCTGCTTGGTGCCTCTCTGCCCGAGATGTGACCCCTGCATTTAGGGTGATGGGGTTGGGATGCCTGGGGAAGGGGACAGTGCCCCAGAGTTCTGTCAGTCCCCTGTGACCTGGGCATCTTCTCGCCCTCAGGTTCAGATCTACGAGGTGGAGGAGCACAAGATTGAGACCTGGAGAGGTAAAAAACAGGGGACGATTGGGACAGCTGGGCTGGAGATCTGATACATCCCCAGGATGGGGCTGGAGGActctcttcctctcccacctctctccCTTGGCAGAGGTGTACCTGCAGGGCTCCTTCAAGCCGCTGGTCCACATCTCCCCGAGCCATAGGTGAGCGCCTGCCTGCTGAGGGAGAGCCCCTCCTCCCCCCGACCCAGGGGTGTGCCCGGGATGCAGCCCTCCCACTCCCGTGTCCCGTCACTCGCAGCCTCTTCGACGCTGTCTACTCCCTGATCAAGCACAAGATCCACCGCCTGCCCGTCATCGAGCCCGTCTCAGGCAACGTCCTGCACATCCTGACACATAAGCGCATCCTCAAATTCCTCCACATCTTTGTGAGTGCCAGGGCTGCGTGGGCACAAGCCTGGGTGTGTTGTGGCTCGTGTaggtgccagccctgccctgccctgccccaccCCACCGCAGGGCTCCACCATCCCCAAGCCGCGCTTCCTGAAGAAAACGGTGCAGGAGCTGTGCATCGGCACCTTCCGCGACGTGGCCGTTGTGCCCGAAACCGCCCCCGTCTACACGGCCCTGGAGATCTTTGTGGACCGCCGCGTCTCTGCCCTGCCCGTCATCAACGATGCCGGTACCTGGGGAGGGGACCAGCAACTTCCCCGTCTCCCTCTGCCGACAGCTTCAGCCCCGTCCCCATCCAAAACCGCTCTCCAGGCCCGCGGGGTGCCCcttggggtgcagggggagcACAGTGGCGGTCCCCAGGGCACCCTCCCCAGCGCCTGCACTGTCTCTCCTTGCAGGGCAAGTGGTTGGTCTCTACTCCCGGTTCGATGTCATTGTGAGTACTCTGTGTGTTTGCACAACCGGGCATGGGTGAGGCCCCTTACACATCACCCGTGGGGTGCCCAGACCTGCCTGTGCCCGTGCAAACCCACCCCACGTGCAGTGACACGCACACGCTGGTGCAGAtctgccccacacatcccccACCGCGCGTCGGTGTCGGGCTACAGGGGCACACGCTGGGGCACTGAGCGGGGCCGCCTCTCCCGCAGCACCTGGCAGCCCAGAAGACCTACAACAACCTGGACATCAGCGTGCGGGAAGCGCTGCGGCAGCGCAGCATCTGCCTGGAGGGGGTCCTCACCTGCTACCCCCATGAAAGCATGGAGGACGTCATCGACCGCATGGCCGAGGAGCAAGTGAGCG belongs to Colius striatus isolate bColStr4 chromosome 11, bColStr4.1.hap1, whole genome shotgun sequence and includes:
- the PRKAG3 gene encoding 5'-AMP-activated protein kinase subunit gamma-3 isoform X1, with amino-acid sequence MERLPGPAAPQVAMLDAAARPEEEGFPEAPCPREGAEEEEEEKEEDRWRNPRPVTFTLGNEVLGLGPENEFQSPDAEVYMHFMRSHCCYDAVPTSCKLVVFDISLEIKKAFVALVANGLRAAPLWDSKTQSFVGMLTITDFINILHRYYRSPLVQIYEVEEHKIETWREVYLQGSFKPLVHISPSHSLFDAVYSLIKHKIHRLPVIEPVSGNVLHILTHKRILKFLHIFGSTIPKPRFLKKTVQELCIGTFRDVAVVPETAPVYTALEIFVDRRVSALPVINDAGQVVGLYSRFDVIHLAAQKTYNNLDISVREALRQRSICLEGVLTCYPHESMEDVIDRMAEEQVHRLVLVDENRYPLGIVSLSDVLQALVLTPAGIDALNS
- the PRKAG3 gene encoding 5'-AMP-activated protein kinase subunit gamma-3 isoform X2 is translated as MHFMRSHCCYDAVPTSCKLVVFDISLEIKKAFVALVANGLRAAPLWDSKTQSFVGMLTITDFINILHRYYRSPLVQIYEVEEHKIETWREVYLQGSFKPLVHISPSHSLFDAVYSLIKHKIHRLPVIEPVSGNVLHILTHKRILKFLHIFGSTIPKPRFLKKTVQELCIGTFRDVAVVPETAPVYTALEIFVDRRVSALPVINDAGQVVGLYSRFDVIHLAAQKTYNNLDISVREALRQRSICLEGVLTCYPHESMEDVIDRMAEEQVHRLVLVDENRYPLGIVSLSDVLQALVLTPAGIDRSSL